ACACCAGGTAAGCCCCTCGAAAGCCTTTGACATTGGCTTTACGCTGAATGGGCAAATGGTGTGGGATGAAGTCAACTATAACCGGGCGGCTCAAATCGTTCGGGCGGCTTTCCCGGATGTAATCTGGGGGGCTGATTGGGATGGCGATGGTCAGACGACCGATGAACGGCTGGTAGATCGCCCTCATTTCGAAGTGTAAAAGCCTCGTTAAATAGCATTTAAACACCCTTTTTATAAACTCCCTATGAATACAGATCAAAAACCCCAAACAGCAACGGCTGTCACTCAGGAACACATTGATGCCTGGAAAAAGAAGTATGGCGAAGTCTTTGTTGTCGAAGTAGCCAAAGACCCAATTACGCCCGAAAATATGTTTGACTCCCTCGGCTTTGATAGTGATGCGGATGTAGACATTACGGGCGAAACTCTAATAGGGTATTTACGTAAGCCCAATAAACAAATCAGTTCGATGGCCTATTCGTTCCTGGCTTCGGATGGCTACGTGACCGCTGCCAAAAACATGCTCAAAGCTTGCTGGCTGGGCGGGGATAACGAAATTCTGATGAATGAAGCCAAGCTTCACTTTGCGGCCACGCAAATTTCGGGCTGGATTCAGGTGTACCAGGCGAAAGTAAAAAAGCTTTAGTCGCCATCGGGCCTATCCAGCATGGTAGGTCCGATGGCGACAATTACCGATACATGGCGGCTATGATCCGCCATTTTCTGCACGTCAATCCCTACCAGCTCACCCCAAAAGAGTTTGCCACCCACTGGCGGGAAGCCGAACTATTGATGCTGGAACTAAAACCCTTTGCTGCTGATCGACTATGAACCGGATGTATCGTTTCGCTATTCGCTTAGACGACCTGATGAGTTCGCCACTAGCGCGAATGTCTCGTTACTATTCTTCAACTATGCGGGGGATGGAGCAACAGAGCCGCCGTTTTGGTGGGACATTCGGACGCAATCTGTCAGGCGGGTTTCGTAAGGCGATCCAGACCGTCGATCAGTTGCGCCGGGGTCTATCGGGCTTACCAAGTCGGATTGGTCTGAATGTCGATTACTCAAGCGTTCGTCAGGCCAGGCAGGAAGTCGAGCGGTTACGTGATGCACAAGGGCGGCTTCGGGATAGCCGGGGGCGCTTCGTGGGTGAGGGTGGTAGCTCCAGTGGTGGTGGCTGGCTGAAGGGTTTGGGGTTTGCCGGGTTAGGCATGGGTGGTCTGCTGGGTGGGTATCTGGGCTGGCAGGGCGTGAAAGCGGCCTATGGTCAAACAATCAGCCCCGCAATGGAAATGGAGCGAAACCGCTTCAGTGCTGGGATTATGCTTCATAGCCAGGAACGTTCGTCGGCTCTGGATGCTCAGTATCAAGCCTACGCTAAACAAAACCCGGTATTGGGCTATAAGGATATTCAGTCGGCGGGTACGCAAATGGTGGGCTTAGAGGAGCGATATGATCGGATTATGCCCATCATAAAAACCATGTCCGACGTGGCCGTAGGTTCGCAAAACGAGCTAAAAGATTTGATCCTGATTTTAGGTCAAGTGAAAATGAAGGGCAGGCTTCAGGCCGAGGAAGGGCTTCAATTTGCGGAACGCCGGGTCAATCTCATGCCCTACCTGGCCAAAGCCATAGGCAAGAAACAGACGGACTTACCCGATTTGATGAAAGACGGGAAGATCAGCTATGAGAATGTGCTTCGAGCCTTGAGCATGATGACCGCCAAAGGAGGAGTTTATAATGGGATGTCTGAAAAGGTTGGCGATCAGACTACGTATGGAAAGACACAAAAGCTTTGGGAAGACTTAAGCCTTAGAGCCGCCAACTTAGGCGATAAAATGCTGCCTACCTTAAATAAGCTTTTGGTATGGATGGATGATTTTTTAAGGCGAGCTGAGGGGCCATTTGCCAAAGCCCTCGCCTTTGCTGGCGTTCAGTTGGGTGTGTTTGCCGGGGGTATGAAAGATGTATTTGTGGCCCTGGGTATCATCAGCAAGGAAGGTACAGCGACTGAAGGCGTGATAAAGGTTCTGGCGGGTACGATTGGCGCGTTAGGGGTTGCCGCTAAAATTACGGGCGACTTTCTATCTGGATTTGCGGCCTTTGTCGATCAGGTAATGGGTCTGTTTCGGTCGATTTTTAACTTTCCTCGTGATCCAATCGGAGCATTGACAGGGAAATACTGGAATGGACAGGACTCAGCGCCGGAAGCGGCCAAAGCCGTTGAAACGCCGGAAGAAAAATTTCGTCGTCAAGGTCGGTTGTTTTCCCGAACGCCCGAAAATCCCGATTTTGATCCGGGTTACATGAAGCGCCTGGCGGAATCCAATGCCAAGCTTTCAGAAGGCAACCGGGCGTATGCTCAACAGCAACAGCGACTGGCGAAACTGGACTCCAGGCGTCAGGCCAGGCGTTTGCGACTAGGGGAAAAAGCCGTTGATACAACTGGACTGCTGGGATCGGGAGAACTTCAGACTGCTAAGGGTAAAAAGGGTGCATCCGATTCAGGGCTGGAGGCTACCGTTGCCGGGTCAAAATCCACCAACATCACGATCAATTTAAAAAGCCTGATCGATGGGGGGGTGCATATTCATTCGACAGAACTCAAAGAAGGGGTGGCCGAGGTTCGCGATATGCTGATTGACCACTTTACGCGTGTCATTAACTCCGCAACGGCAATACCATCGTAATGGCTACTACGAATCCAAATACCTTCCAGGTTGGCCAGCTTCAGGCTGATTTTGACGCCACAGCAACGGTTAAATCAACCGGGCAGACGATGCAGTGCCCGGTGCGGATGGGCTTAAAGAAAGACGGGTCAGACCTATGGCTATTTCCCATCGAACCCCTGGTTTCGATTACGGGTGGCAAAACCGTCATTCGTCGCAATATCGCCAAAGCGCAGGGAATGGGAACCGTCAAAGAACAGTGGAACCAGGACGACGATCAGATTACCGTTACGGGTATTTTGATGGGTGACGGTGCCTACCCGGAAGCGGATGTGTCCAGGCTGAAGAGTTTTTTAAAGGTGGGTCAGAGCGTCGTGATCCGGGCGAAGGTGCTGGATGTATGGGGTATCAACCTGATCTGCATAACCAACTATAATATACCTGAAACGCCAGGGCTGGAAAATCAGCGGTTCAGCTTTTCAGGCTACAGTGACCAGTATTTTGACCTCACTTAATTTTTCACTTAA
This window of the Spirosoma aerolatum genome carries:
- a CDS encoding tape measure protein is translated as MSRYYSSTMRGMEQQSRRFGGTFGRNLSGGFRKAIQTVDQLRRGLSGLPSRIGLNVDYSSVRQARQEVERLRDAQGRLRDSRGRFVGEGGSSSGGGWLKGLGFAGLGMGGLLGGYLGWQGVKAAYGQTISPAMEMERNRFSAGIMLHSQERSSALDAQYQAYAKQNPVLGYKDIQSAGTQMVGLEERYDRIMPIIKTMSDVAVGSQNELKDLILILGQVKMKGRLQAEEGLQFAERRVNLMPYLAKAIGKKQTDLPDLMKDGKISYENVLRALSMMTAKGGVYNGMSEKVGDQTTYGKTQKLWEDLSLRAANLGDKMLPTLNKLLVWMDDFLRRAEGPFAKALAFAGVQLGVFAGGMKDVFVALGIISKEGTATEGVIKVLAGTIGALGVAAKITGDFLSGFAAFVDQVMGLFRSIFNFPRDPIGALTGKYWNGQDSAPEAAKAVETPEEKFRRQGRLFSRTPENPDFDPGYMKRLAESNAKLSEGNRAYAQQQQRLAKLDSRRQARRLRLGEKAVDTTGLLGSGELQTAKGKKGASDSGLEATVAGSKSTNITINLKSLIDGGVHIHSTELKEGVAEVRDMLIDHFTRVINSATAIPS
- a CDS encoding DUF6046 domain-containing protein, whose protein sequence is MATTNPNTFQVGQLQADFDATATVKSTGQTMQCPVRMGLKKDGSDLWLFPIEPLVSITGGKTVIRRNIAKAQGMGTVKEQWNQDDDQITVTGILMGDGAYPEADVSRLKSFLKVGQSVVIRAKVLDVWGINLICITNYNIPETPGLENQRFSFSGYSDQYFDLT